Proteins from a genomic interval of Rubinisphaera italica:
- a CDS encoding DUF1559 family PulG-like putative transporter — MQNKNIAQNNSASPRAFTLIELLVVIAIIAVLVALLLPAVQQARAAARRTQCKSQLKQIVLAMHNYADVYNEQLIAYKIDDAQEIAYNTGASGTRGSINYWFGKVDYTLPADQQYDFAAGPLAPYIESNSAVFQCPDLGPSQIDHLRFGKPACGYAYNGHYLSYGINYDYSAYPAVTVSKEPVTRKFRDVQSTTQTIAFADSAVYNTWDYFPDEHLVENPLLEPPSNTQPSVHFRHHNSANVAYLDGHVESEIPSQIQLPVWFTTAQVEANRKNHLGFVGDDDSKYDRE, encoded by the coding sequence ATGCAGAACAAGAACATTGCGCAGAACAACTCTGCGTCCCCCCGCGCGTTTACACTGATTGAACTTCTGGTCGTGATTGCGATCATTGCTGTGCTGGTCGCGTTATTACTCCCAGCCGTGCAGCAGGCCCGAGCTGCGGCTCGGAGAACACAATGCAAAAGTCAGCTCAAGCAAATTGTCCTGGCTATGCACAACTATGCCGATGTGTATAACGAACAACTCATCGCTTACAAGATCGATGATGCTCAGGAAATCGCCTACAATACGGGCGCTTCCGGAACTCGAGGTTCCATCAATTACTGGTTCGGCAAAGTCGATTACACGCTCCCAGCCGATCAGCAATACGATTTCGCTGCTGGACCTCTGGCTCCGTATATCGAAAGTAACAGTGCAGTATTTCAATGTCCCGATTTAGGGCCGAGTCAGATCGACCATCTTCGTTTTGGCAAACCCGCCTGTGGCTACGCCTATAATGGACACTATCTGAGCTACGGCATCAATTACGACTATTCTGCCTACCCGGCCGTGACGGTCTCTAAAGAACCTGTCACTCGAAAATTCCGCGATGTCCAGTCGACAACGCAAACAATCGCCTTTGCCGACTCGGCTGTCTATAATACATGGGACTATTTTCCCGATGAACATCTCGTCGAAAATCCCTTACTGGAACCTCCTTCAAATACTCAACCTTCTGTGCATTTCCGACATCACAATTCCGCGAATGTTGCGTATCTGGATGGACATGTCGAATCCGAGATTCCGAGCCAGATTCAATTGCCCGTCTGGTTCACGACTGCACAGGTCGAAGCGAACCGGAAAAATCATCTGGGCTTTGTCGGCGATGATGATTCGAAATACGATCGTGAGTAA
- the rph gene encoding ribonuclease PH, with the protein MRHDGRQVNQLRPIEVRRQFTDSSPGSVYIKAGRTTLLCTASVDLEVPPWKKHEENPSGWVTAEYNMLPGSTSPRKRRDRTKVDGRSTEIQRLIGRSLRAVVDFQALGPRTITIDCDVLEADGGTRTLGITGGFIALVDALLWLRKQDPTCDIQKILVDTVAAVSVGICEGVPLLDLNYIEDSTAEVDLNVVMTGSGQFVEIQGTAEQRTFSHDQLQKQLALAGDGIVELTRIQRDIFGENWPLDQNPSS; encoded by the coding sequence ATGCGACACGATGGACGCCAGGTGAATCAATTACGACCGATTGAAGTACGACGACAATTTACCGATTCCAGTCCGGGATCAGTTTACATCAAAGCGGGACGAACAACATTATTGTGCACAGCCAGTGTCGATCTTGAAGTCCCCCCATGGAAGAAGCACGAAGAGAATCCTTCGGGCTGGGTGACCGCTGAGTACAACATGCTGCCGGGAAGTACTTCTCCACGAAAACGTCGAGATCGGACCAAAGTGGATGGACGTTCCACTGAAATCCAACGGCTGATTGGTCGCAGTTTACGCGCGGTTGTCGATTTTCAGGCCCTTGGCCCGCGAACGATTACTATCGACTGTGATGTTCTAGAAGCCGACGGCGGAACCAGGACTCTTGGAATCACAGGAGGTTTCATCGCTCTCGTCGATGCGTTGCTCTGGTTACGGAAACAGGATCCAACATGTGATATCCAGAAGATTCTGGTTGATACCGTTGCCGCTGTGAGTGTTGGAATTTGCGAAGGCGTCCCACTGCTCGACTTGAATTATATCGAAGACAGCACCGCTGAGGTCGATTTGAATGTTGTGATGACCGGCTCAGGTCAGTTTGTAGAGATTCAGGGAACTGCTGAGCAGCGGACTTTTTCGCACGATCAACTGCAAAAACAGCTCGCGCTGGCTGGGGATGGGATTGTAGAATTGACACGAATTCAGCGGGATATCTTCGGGGAAAACTGGCCTCTGGACCAAAATCCCTCAAGTTGA
- a CDS encoding excinuclease ABC subunit UvrC, with protein MDETTDNLPKDNLPAETGETVSSENLVLLPNEKVRQFPTTPGVYLMKDAEDRVIYVGKAVNLRSRAGSYFLAAAKTERRTAELVTAIVDIDYISTESEVDALLLEARLIKDIQPRFNTELKDDKTFPYLEITTREDFPRVEFTRAPRDKNSKLYGPFTSAGQLRETITVLQKIFQFRTCSLDIDASDEKWKWYRPCLLASIHQCTAPCNFRISKEEYRKDIQKLKLFLDGQRTKLYRDLEKEMQQASKDLQFEKAAAIRDQINSLKKIELRGDIQTDQQPEVFYIDPKKGMAGLKKILNLSELPRRIEGMDIAHLQGGETVASLVQFIDGLPFKHGYRRYKIRTVAGVDDFASMREVVSRRMRGLQKAGESFPDLLLIDGGKGQLNAALEAMRAIDIEPPMTISLAKREEEIYIPGESQPKKVSRHSYGLRLLQYVRDESHRFAQHYHHILRRKSTFDE; from the coding sequence ATGGATGAAACGACAGACAATTTGCCCAAAGACAATTTGCCTGCGGAGACGGGCGAAACGGTTAGCTCTGAGAATTTGGTGCTCTTGCCGAATGAAAAAGTACGGCAATTCCCAACCACTCCCGGTGTCTATTTGATGAAAGATGCTGAGGATCGTGTGATTTACGTCGGTAAAGCAGTCAATTTACGCAGTCGAGCCGGAAGTTATTTTCTGGCTGCGGCTAAGACAGAACGACGCACGGCTGAACTCGTGACCGCCATTGTCGATATCGACTACATCTCAACCGAATCGGAAGTCGATGCCCTCTTACTCGAAGCCCGGCTCATTAAAGATATCCAGCCCCGCTTCAACACAGAACTCAAAGACGACAAAACATTTCCCTATCTGGAGATTACAACCCGGGAAGATTTCCCACGGGTCGAATTTACGCGGGCCCCCCGAGACAAAAATTCCAAACTCTACGGCCCCTTTACCTCCGCTGGTCAACTTCGCGAAACGATTACCGTTTTGCAGAAAATCTTTCAGTTCCGCACCTGCTCGTTGGATATCGATGCCAGTGATGAAAAGTGGAAATGGTATCGGCCCTGCCTGCTGGCGAGCATTCATCAATGCACTGCTCCCTGCAATTTTCGGATCAGCAAAGAAGAATATCGCAAAGATATTCAAAAGCTGAAACTTTTTCTCGACGGTCAACGAACAAAACTCTATCGCGATCTGGAAAAAGAGATGCAGCAGGCCTCTAAAGATCTGCAGTTCGAAAAAGCAGCTGCGATTCGAGACCAGATCAACTCGCTCAAAAAGATTGAATTACGCGGCGATATTCAAACCGATCAACAACCTGAAGTTTTCTACATCGATCCGAAAAAGGGAATGGCGGGGCTGAAGAAAATCCTCAATCTGTCGGAACTTCCTCGCAGAATTGAAGGGATGGATATCGCACATTTGCAGGGAGGTGAAACGGTGGCCTCTCTGGTGCAGTTTATTGATGGTCTGCCGTTCAAGCATGGATACCGTCGCTACAAAATTAGGACTGTCGCCGGTGTGGATGATTTTGCCTCAATGCGAGAAGTGGTTTCTCGACGCATGCGGGGACTGCAAAAAGCTGGAGAATCATTCCCGGATTTACTGCTGATCGATGGCGGCAAAGGCCAATTGAATGCCGCTCTGGAAGCGATGCGGGCGATTGATATCGAACCTCCGATGACAATTTCTCTCGCTAAGCGCGAAGAAGAAATCTACATCCCCGGCGAATCCCAACCGAAAAAAGTCTCCCGACATTCCTACGGACTCCGCCTGCTGCAATATGTGCGCGATGAATCTCACCGTTTCGCCCAGCATTACCACCACATCCTTCGCAGAAAATCGACATTCGATGAATAG
- a CDS encoding site-2 protease family protein, with protein sequence MQPSHSPLFWSFPAGSLFATRIRVSLWFPLLLLILLVRFDAKIAIALTGIFLFSTLLHELLGHVLVARSTGGDGSEIMLWPFGGLATVRPANTFKSQFLTASGGPFTNFMICLVLLPPLLAISGGSEAFNPFVLPVGEFTAKWGQELIVLIFFVNWALTIVNLLPIYPLDGGRMVEACLIGQGTATERKTICLKIGTVAAIIFSAIGLMTDNVWIVFLASTLLVMNILEGVSVQYGETFDDSFMGYDFSQGYTSLEKSVDTTHKPARKSFWERRRERREQEKAKVLAEQRRRDEEHLDELLAKVHQQGMNSLTAQEKKFLERKSKTMRTKNG encoded by the coding sequence ATGCAGCCTTCACATAGCCCATTATTCTGGTCATTTCCCGCTGGTTCGCTATTTGCCACCCGCATTCGGGTCAGTCTGTGGTTTCCGCTGTTATTGTTGATTCTGCTGGTTCGCTTTGATGCGAAAATAGCGATTGCTTTGACAGGCATCTTCCTGTTCAGCACTCTACTTCATGAATTACTGGGGCATGTCCTGGTCGCTCGTTCGACAGGGGGAGACGGCTCGGAAATTATGCTCTGGCCATTTGGAGGACTGGCAACGGTTCGCCCCGCCAATACCTTCAAGTCCCAATTCCTGACAGCATCTGGTGGCCCGTTCACTAACTTTATGATTTGCCTGGTCCTGTTGCCGCCCTTGCTGGCAATTTCTGGTGGCTCTGAAGCTTTCAATCCATTTGTGCTACCCGTCGGTGAATTTACCGCGAAATGGGGTCAGGAGTTAATTGTCCTGATTTTCTTCGTGAATTGGGCTTTGACAATCGTGAACCTGCTGCCCATTTACCCACTCGATGGTGGTCGAATGGTGGAAGCATGCCTGATTGGTCAGGGGACGGCTACCGAGCGAAAAACAATCTGCCTGAAAATAGGAACGGTTGCCGCCATCATCTTTTCAGCGATCGGCTTGATGACCGACAACGTCTGGATTGTCTTTCTGGCTTCAACCTTGCTGGTCATGAACATTCTCGAGGGGGTGAGCGTTCAATACGGCGAAACCTTCGACGATTCCTTCATGGGGTACGACTTTTCCCAAGGATATACCTCACTCGAAAAAAGTGTGGATACGACTCACAAACCAGCCAGAAAAAGTTTCTGGGAACGCCGTCGGGAACGTCGTGAACAGGAGAAAGCCAAGGTTCTTGCCGAACAGCGGCGACGCGATGAAGAACATCTCGATGAACTGCTTGCTAAAGTTCATCAGCAAGGGATGAACTCATTGACTGCCCAGGAAAAGAAATTCCTCGAACGCAAAAGCAAAACCATGCGAACGAAAAATGGCTAA
- a CDS encoding sulfite exporter TauE/SafE family protein — MESLIVLISGTATGIVAGLFGVGGSFLLVPLLSITTSIPMELIVGSCACQVLGPATAASLSFRQRRRDLRIPFILMGGIIAGTLWGSASLNQLKEQIGSNADSLSNIVQITYLVLLWSLGLFSLWESMLHKRGKLIPIGWARLKWLRPVCEVFGRNRRHQVSIISLSWFGVFVGFLSGFIGLSGGVILLPGLHYAYGIPTKRAARMSMLLVWLIAIQATVIHATYQRVDLQTVVVLLLGGTLGAKLGVQLSERMSGGALRQHFAWLLLITAAVLSIYSLTK, encoded by the coding sequence ATGGAATCATTGATCGTCTTGATTTCCGGAACGGCCACCGGAATCGTAGCCGGTCTGTTTGGAGTGGGGGGGAGTTTTCTGCTGGTCCCCCTGCTGAGTATTACGACGTCGATTCCGATGGAATTGATCGTAGGCAGTTGTGCCTGCCAAGTGCTTGGGCCTGCCACTGCTGCATCGCTCTCATTTCGGCAACGGCGGCGCGACTTGCGGATTCCCTTCATACTGATGGGAGGAATTATCGCAGGCACGCTGTGGGGATCCGCTTCGCTCAATCAATTGAAGGAACAGATTGGCTCGAATGCGGATTCGTTGTCGAATATCGTGCAAATCACGTATCTGGTGCTGCTTTGGTCACTGGGGCTCTTCAGTTTATGGGAATCGATGCTGCATAAACGTGGAAAACTGATTCCAATCGGCTGGGCTCGTCTGAAATGGCTGCGTCCAGTCTGTGAGGTTTTTGGAAGAAACCGTCGGCATCAGGTTTCGATTATTTCCCTCAGTTGGTTCGGCGTCTTTGTCGGTTTTCTTTCCGGTTTCATCGGCTTGAGCGGCGGTGTGATTCTGCTCCCCGGTTTGCATTACGCTTATGGCATTCCCACAAAACGAGCGGCTCGAATGTCGATGCTACTCGTCTGGCTGATTGCGATTCAGGCCACCGTCATTCATGCCACTTATCAGCGTGTCGATCTCCAAACGGTGGTGGTATTGCTGCTTGGCGGAACCTTGGGAGCAAAACTCGGCGTTCAATTGAGCGAGCGGATGTCTGGCGGAGCCCTCAGACAGCATTTTGCCTGGTTACTCCTGATCACGGCTGCCGTGCTGTCGATTTACTCTCTGACAAAATAA
- a CDS encoding sugar phosphate isomerase/epimerase family protein has protein sequence MSARPEVLISAFGDEAANTKSIIEQLAVLSSLGLKYYSPRFVDVTGSGEVKHVVDLSTSEWEQVKKTQDTYGMTVTSIGARLGKVKLIDVEDGSHNKYVDPKTYLKGEVQNTINAAQALGAKLIRGFSFYHPQTEKPDAYISQAVDRLGEIVDACEKAGVVYGLEVEANLIGQNGHYLAELAEKVNHPNMVCIFDGGNLSTQNMTPVQVFEEYKAMRDHIGWIHVKDYRIDPSLVWTGVVDENRLKNFVPADIGDSGHEAIFRDLAEHLPELTKKVTKLGVPGFFLELEPHLKGGGQFGGFSGPDGMGVAVRGLCSLLDFTNIDYQLRTMDDIIESRGF, from the coding sequence ATGTCTGCACGACCTGAAGTTTTAATCAGTGCTTTTGGCGATGAAGCTGCTAACACGAAGTCCATCATTGAACAGTTGGCTGTCTTGTCGAGCCTGGGGCTGAAATATTACAGCCCTCGTTTTGTCGATGTGACTGGCTCCGGCGAAGTGAAGCACGTCGTCGATTTGTCGACTTCCGAATGGGAGCAGGTCAAAAAAACTCAGGATACTTACGGGATGACGGTCACAAGCATCGGAGCCCGCCTCGGCAAGGTGAAGCTGATCGATGTCGAAGATGGTTCGCACAATAAATATGTCGATCCGAAAACTTACCTCAAAGGCGAAGTGCAAAACACGATCAATGCCGCTCAGGCACTGGGAGCCAAACTGATTCGCGGCTTCTCGTTCTATCACCCACAAACTGAAAAGCCGGATGCTTACATTTCTCAGGCGGTGGATCGACTCGGAGAAATTGTCGATGCCTGTGAAAAAGCGGGTGTGGTTTATGGATTGGAAGTCGAAGCGAATCTGATCGGGCAGAATGGGCATTATCTGGCGGAACTGGCTGAGAAAGTGAATCATCCGAATATGGTTTGCATTTTCGATGGCGGAAACCTTTCCACGCAAAACATGACTCCCGTGCAGGTCTTTGAAGAATACAAAGCGATGCGGGATCATATTGGCTGGATTCACGTCAAAGACTATCGGATCGATCCTTCGCTTGTCTGGACGGGTGTGGTCGATGAAAACCGTTTGAAAAACTTTGTGCCAGCCGACATTGGCGACTCTGGTCACGAAGCGATCTTCCGCGATCTGGCCGAACATTTACCAGAACTGACGAAAAAAGTAACCAAGCTCGGCGTCCCCGGCTTCTTCCTGGAACTGGAACCACACCTCAAAGGTGGCGGACAGTTCGGTGGATTCAGTGGGCCCGATGGAATGGGAGTGGCCGTCAGAGGACTTTGCAGTCTGCTCGATTTCACTAACATCGACTACCAACTCCGCACGATGGATGACATCATCGAATCACGTGGGTTTTAA
- a CDS encoding helix-turn-helix domain-containing protein produces MVEFGHQETRIVQNDPYLQELRRLADRNSVLLIVGESGTGKQTLARKFHHFRTAKTGTFRILVGKSISSNSGSKLARLRVANWKRQLNSQSAGTLLIPNIDRLSRSLQLDLLKLIKSRYDRENQEACEPLVMMTANPTSLLEPMTQAASKEFIIRQKLERSQFDLPPLREYSQQITQLVRQFLSSQTAAGHTPIHYIESAYLQKLQQHSWPGNLRELNAVVSDTLDQCSGPTITIADLPAWFQPKTCTNRVVEPEHLPNGDYLTRLEIPTRHHRFGEKIAKTEQELITNALADCEHNRTQAAQSLGISRVTLYNKMKKLGMSSHRSSRVDEN; encoded by the coding sequence ATGGTTGAATTTGGACATCAGGAAACGCGGATCGTTCAGAATGATCCGTATTTGCAGGAACTTCGCAGGCTCGCAGATCGCAATTCTGTGTTACTGATTGTGGGAGAATCCGGAACAGGCAAGCAGACGCTGGCTCGGAAGTTTCATCATTTCCGGACGGCTAAGACGGGAACATTCCGAATTCTGGTGGGGAAGTCGATTTCTTCAAATTCGGGATCAAAGCTGGCTCGATTGCGAGTTGCCAACTGGAAGCGGCAACTTAACAGTCAATCCGCAGGCACGTTACTGATTCCGAATATTGATCGTCTCAGTCGTTCACTTCAGCTCGATTTACTGAAACTTATTAAAAGTAGATATGATCGAGAAAACCAGGAAGCCTGTGAGCCTCTAGTGATGATGACTGCGAATCCGACCAGTCTGCTCGAACCAATGACACAAGCTGCTTCAAAAGAATTCATCATCCGTCAAAAGCTGGAAAGATCTCAATTCGACTTGCCACCGCTCAGAGAATACTCCCAGCAAATTACTCAGCTGGTGCGTCAATTCCTGAGTTCACAAACAGCTGCAGGTCATACCCCGATTCATTACATCGAATCGGCTTATCTTCAAAAACTGCAGCAACATAGCTGGCCAGGAAATCTACGAGAACTTAACGCGGTCGTTTCAGATACACTCGATCAGTGTTCAGGACCAACCATAACCATTGCAGACTTACCCGCATGGTTTCAGCCCAAAACCTGTACAAACCGAGTTGTTGAGCCGGAACATCTTCCTAATGGGGATTATCTCACACGATTAGAAATCCCAACCCGGCATCATCGATTTGGCGAAAAAATTGCAAAAACCGAGCAGGAGCTGATTACCAATGCTCTGGCTGACTGCGAACACAATCGGACGCAAGCCGCTCAGTCTCTGGGGATTAGTCGCGTCACGCTTTACAATAAGATGAAAAAACTGGGCATGTCGTCGCATCGCAGTTCACGAGTGGATGAAAACTGA
- a CDS encoding transaldolase family protein: MSSPLESLIQTGTKLWLDSIDPDLVRENRALGATGATSNPIIVSDLLKTGRFDSDLETLLADDADDSSVAWTMTDKLVKDAQSVFADVFEQTKGNDGYVSFELDPLLEDASCELSVEEKAEQYIALGKKWSAGHTNRMIKVPATPGGLAALEELSAAGVTLNVTLIFSQRQYEAARDAVWRGAQRRENPGTLKSVYSIFISRIDVYTDKHAADLSSDAQGLVGIVNAKEIWKLNETFWADKNLPLDQEMIFASTGTKKPEDPKDKYVSALAGSDIQTNPPGTNAAVQEMTGKVFTRQVDVLPSAEVLEEIHTKIDFENLESTLMEEGLKKFADPQKALIKLIGEKRGALTA; this comes from the coding sequence ATGTCATCGCCACTTGAAAGTTTGATTCAAACAGGAACGAAACTCTGGTTGGATAGTATCGACCCAGACCTCGTCCGCGAAAACCGTGCTCTGGGTGCCACGGGTGCAACTTCGAATCCAATTATCGTTTCCGATTTGCTGAAAACCGGCCGATTCGATTCCGATCTCGAAACCCTGCTCGCCGATGATGCCGACGATTCCAGTGTCGCCTGGACCATGACAGACAAACTCGTCAAAGACGCCCAGTCTGTTTTTGCTGATGTTTTCGAGCAGACCAAAGGGAATGATGGTTACGTCAGTTTCGAACTCGATCCGCTGCTCGAAGATGCTTCTTGTGAATTGTCTGTCGAAGAGAAAGCTGAGCAGTACATCGCACTCGGTAAAAAATGGTCTGCCGGTCACACCAACCGCATGATTAAAGTTCCAGCAACTCCCGGTGGTCTTGCCGCTTTGGAAGAATTGTCGGCTGCGGGTGTCACGCTCAATGTCACGCTCATTTTTTCCCAGCGCCAATATGAAGCGGCTCGGGATGCCGTCTGGCGGGGAGCCCAACGACGCGAGAACCCTGGCACTTTGAAATCGGTTTACAGTATTTTCATCAGCCGCATCGATGTTTACACCGATAAGCACGCGGCTGATCTTTCGTCCGATGCTCAAGGTCTTGTCGGTATTGTGAATGCCAAGGAAATCTGGAAATTGAATGAGACATTCTGGGCTGACAAAAATCTGCCTCTTGACCAGGAAATGATTTTTGCCAGCACGGGTACGAAGAAGCCGGAAGATCCCAAAGATAAATATGTGTCTGCACTGGCCGGTTCCGACATTCAAACGAATCCTCCCGGTACGAACGCAGCCGTCCAGGAAATGACCGGCAAAGTCTTCACTCGACAGGTCGACGTTTTACCCTCTGCGGAAGTTCTCGAAGAAATTCACACGAAGATCGATTTTGAAAATCTCGAATCGACACTCATGGAAGAAGGCCTTAAGAAATTTGCCGACCCGCAGAAAGCCCTTATCAAATTGATTGGCGAAAAACGGGGTGCCTTGACTGCGTAG
- a CDS encoding pyridoxal phosphate-dependent aminotransferase: MSEEWISERLLKIDASGIRKVFDLAANMTDPINLSIGQPHFDTPEPIKEAFKKAIDEGKNAYSQTQGIKPLIERIQGDIDQQFGHEDRKVFIASGTSGALMMALCTLVNPGDEVIVFDPWFVMYKHLTTLAGGKVVEVDTYPDFKIDIAKVEAAITSRTKVILFNSPSNPTGYVASPAEMQELAELAIKHDIALISDEIYRQFCYDEPFCSPAQWNDQTIVIDGFSKSHSMTGHRVGFCHGPQHIIQQILKLQQFTFVCSPHPAQWAALAACDVDMSTEVDEYRQKRDFMVEALSDYEIHGAGGAFYLFVKAPWGTATEFVKEAIARNLLIIPGNVFSSKDTHFRISYAAPQKTLERGVQVLKELRHLKSE, from the coding sequence ATGAGTGAAGAGTGGATTTCTGAGCGGTTGTTGAAGATCGATGCCTCAGGGATTCGCAAGGTGTTCGATCTGGCGGCGAACATGACCGATCCGATCAATCTGAGTATTGGTCAGCCGCATTTTGACACGCCGGAACCGATTAAAGAGGCTTTTAAAAAGGCGATTGATGAAGGTAAGAATGCCTACAGTCAAACGCAGGGGATTAAGCCGTTAATCGAGAGAATCCAAGGGGATATCGATCAGCAGTTTGGTCATGAAGATCGGAAAGTCTTCATCGCCAGTGGGACGAGCGGCGCGTTGATGATGGCACTTTGCACGCTGGTCAACCCGGGTGATGAAGTGATCGTGTTCGATCCCTGGTTTGTCATGTATAAGCATTTGACAACACTGGCTGGCGGGAAAGTTGTTGAAGTCGATACCTACCCGGATTTCAAAATCGATATCGCCAAAGTCGAGGCAGCGATTACTTCTCGAACGAAAGTGATTCTGTTCAACAGCCCGAGCAATCCGACCGGTTATGTTGCGTCGCCGGCAGAAATGCAGGAACTGGCTGAGTTGGCGATTAAGCACGATATTGCATTGATCAGCGATGAAATTTATCGGCAGTTCTGTTACGACGAACCGTTCTGCAGCCCTGCTCAATGGAACGATCAAACGATTGTCATTGATGGCTTCAGTAAATCGCACTCGATGACTGGTCATCGAGTCGGCTTTTGTCATGGCCCGCAACACATCATTCAACAGATATTGAAGTTGCAGCAGTTTACGTTCGTCTGCTCTCCTCACCCGGCTCAATGGGCGGCACTAGCGGCTTGCGATGTCGACATGTCTACTGAAGTGGACGAGTATCGACAGAAGCGGGATTTCATGGTCGAAGCGTTAAGCGACTACGAAATCCACGGAGCCGGGGGGGCATTTTATTTATTCGTCAAAGCTCCCTGGGGAACGGCGACTGAGTTCGTCAAAGAGGCGATTGCCCGCAATCTGCTGATTATCCCTGGCAATGTCTTCAGCAGCAAAGACACCCACTTCCGCATCTCCTACGCCGCCCCGCAGAAGACTCTCGAACGGGGAGTGCAGGTACTGAAAGAGTTGCGACATTTGAAATCGGAGTAA